CGAAATCTTCTTTCCACATGTAAACATACCCGAGGTTGACATAGGCATCGGTATAATCCCGCTTGATCTGAATAGCCAGAAAAATATGTTTCAGGCTTTCTTCCCAGCGGTGTGCTGTACCCAACATATAGCCGAGATTATTGTGCGCTTGAGCATTGTAGGCGTTGATTTCAATCGCCTTCTCTGTCATAATCATACCGGAATCGGCCTGACCGTGATAAAACATGGCCACACCGAGATTGACATACGCATCATCGTAGGTCGGATCTTGTTCGATAGCTTTATAGTAGGTTCGAATGCGCTCCGCATGGTTTTCCGTTTTTAATGCGGCTTGCAAAAGCGTGTACGCCGTCGCTTTGCGCGCACCGCTCAAGATTTTACGTACATGATCGAGATTGTATCGCGCCCCCGCCATCGCCGGATCAGCGACCAGAGCCTGTTCAAAATAGGTGACCGCTTTTTTATAAAACTCATCCGAACGGTTTTTATCGCCGCCCGCCAAAGCCTGATTACCGAGAGTAAAATACACATAACCAAGATTATTCAGTGCTTTGCTGGATGATGGTTGATACGTCAATGCGCGTTGGAAAAAACCGATCGCTTTGGGATAATCACTACGGGAAAAAAAGATCGCGCCGATTTCGGTGTACCCTTCGTGCATTTCCGGGCGCAACGAAACCGCTTTGCTCAAATGTTTCAATGCATTATCGTAGTCCAGCTTTTCCAAATACGTTTTACCGATAAAGTAGTGAATCTTATAGTTAGCCGAGGTGTCCTCCTCGAGATAAGCAATCGCGGATTGAAATTTTTCTATCGCTTTATCGTACGATACATCGGTAAATAATTTCAAACCTTCTTCGTAGGCCTGCGTGCCGATCGTATAATCTACCCAATGTACCGCTTCGGAATCGCCGGGCAGATAGCTTAGCATCGTTTCAAATGAGGCCCGCGCTTTGTCATAATCGCCTTTGACAAAATAGACAAAACCCAACTCACGATACACGTCTATCAAAGTCGAATCCGATTCGATCGCACGTTTGAATTCTAACTCGGCTTTAAAATATTCCTGCCGCTGATAAAACAATGTTCCAAGCACGTAGTGCGCCGCCGCTATCGTCGGGTTGTCGTCGGCATGCTCCAGTATTTTAACCCACACGGGTAGCGCTTCATCAAAATCGCCTTTTTCGTACAGCGAATCCCCCACAGCACGAAGCTCTATCTTTTCCTCAGCAGAAAGCACGGTTTTCGGAACAGAAACAACGGTGATTACAGGTTCAGAAGGCCCCTTTTTTTCTTCCGCAAGAGTTTCTGTTGTATGACCATGCTTGTCGGTCGAAGCAGATGCCGTCGTATTATTTTTAATACCCGGTTCCGGTTGTACAGCTGTGCGCGATGAACATCCGATCATCACCGACACAGTGATGC
The window above is part of the bacterium genome. Proteins encoded here:
- a CDS encoding tetratricopeptide repeat protein produces the protein MRIKLSLWVVGITVSVMIGCSSRTAVQPEPGIKNNTTASASTDKHGHTTETLAEEKKGPSEPVITVVSVPKTVLSAEEKIELRAVGDSLYEKGDFDEALPVWVKILEHADDNPTIAAAHYVLGTLFYQRQEYFKAELEFKRAIESDSTLIDVYRELGFVYFVKGDYDKARASFETMLSYLPGDSEAVHWVDYTIGTQAYEEGLKLFTDVSYDKAIEKFQSAIAYLEEDTSANYKIHYFIGKTYLEKLDYDNALKHLSKAVSLRPEMHEGYTEIGAIFFSRSDYPKAIGFFQRALTYQPSSSKALNNLGYVYFTLGNQALAGGDKNRSDEFYKKAVTYFEQALVADPAMAGARYNLDHVRKILSGARKATAYTLLQAALKTENHAERIRTYYKAIEQDPTYDDAYVNLGVAMFYHGQADSGMIMTEKAIEINAYNAQAHNNLGYMLGTAHRWEESLKHIFLAIQIKRDYTDAYVNLGYVYMWKEDFESSRKVWLQLLKNNPDNTMARKGLAEMERREKMVRSGETTTHIEINEDRAGGGSN